DNA from Chrysiogenia bacterium:
GATGGCGTTTATCGGGCTGACCGGGAACTACGGGTTCTTCAATCTGCTCACCATCGTGCTGTGCATCCCGCTGCTCTGCGATGATCTCTGGCCCGCCGCGCTGCGTGCGCGCTTTGCGCCCGATGCGGCCGCGCCGCCCGCCTGGCCCGAAGACGTGGAAGCGCGCGGGGATGCACCGGCCTACAATGTCTGGGGCACTCCCTGGGGCGAGCGGCCCTGGCCGCGTCCCTTCCTGATCGGCCTCACCGTGTTCGTTCTGCTCTGCAACATCGTGCCGATGATCGGCACCTTCCGCCCGATGGGCGATGCGCCCGGCCCGCTCGCATGGGTCCACGAAATCCAGAGCCCCTTCCACATCGCGAGCCGCTACGGCCTGTTCGCGCGCATGACCACGCAGCGCCCGGAGATCATCTTCGAGGCGAGCATGGACGGCGACGTCTGGCATCCCTACGAACTTCCCTACAAGCCCGGCAACCCCGCGCGCCGACCGGGGCTCTACGGCCTGCACATGCCGCGCCTGGACTGGCTGATGTGGTTCGCCGCGTTGGGCGATCCGCGCCGCGACTGGTGGACGAGCAAGCTGGCCTACCGCCTGCTCACCGCGCAGCCCGAAGTGCTGAACCTGTTCGAGCAGGTGCCCTTCAAGGAAAAACGCCCGCGCTACGTACGCGCGTTGCTCTACGACTATCACTTCACCGACTGGAGCGATGAATCGGGAAACTGGTGGCGCCGCGATCTGATCAGCGACTACCTGCCCGCCCTGGAACTCCGGCCCGACGGGCAGGTGCAGTTGGTAAGGTGACGCAAGGGGGCGGGCGCGCTAGCCTTCTATCAGCGCGCACCGCTTCGTGCGGGCGCGACGGAGGCGACCTCATGTCCCAGACCAGCGAAGATCTCAGCGAATACCTGAAACCCACCGACGCGATCGATTGCGATCATCCCGACGTCATCGCCTTTGCCAAAGAAACCGTCGGCGATGCGGGCGACGAGCGCGAGAAGGCGCGGCGGCTCTTTTATGCCGTGCGCGATTCGATTCGCTACAACCCGTATTCAGCGGACCTGAGCGCCGCCGGGATGAAGGCGTCCACCACGCTGAAATCAAAAGAGAGTTTCTGCGTGCCCAAGGCGGTGCTGCTCGCGGCGGCGGCGCGGGTGGTGGGAATCCCCTCGCGCCTTGGTTTCGCCGACGTGAAAAACCACCTGACTACCAAGCGCCTGCAGGAGAGCATGGACACCGACCTGTTCGTCTACCACGGCTACACCGA
Protein-coding regions in this window:
- a CDS encoding lipase maturation factor family protein — encoded protein: MTLLYVPNTQPENHYVTRRLLLAGLGFVFLAAFWSLWVQVIGLIGENGIVPSGYFLEQFAKERGIARLWELPTWQWIIGTGDWTLHFLCAVGVLGAVAMMAGLAPTISAFVCWSAYLSLYAAAPHFLSFQWDILLLEAGFLAFFLAPPFAAKLTKETPAPSVLVIWLFRFLIFKLMFSSGVVKLSGGDVTWRDLTALSYHYETTCLPAWTGWLMHQMPLWFHKACALGMFAIELIVPFGIFLGRLPRVIAAVAFVGLMAFIGLTGNYGFFNLLTIVLCIPLLCDDLWPAALRARFAPDAAAPPAWPEDVEARGDAPAYNVWGTPWGERPWPRPFLIGLTVFVLLCNIVPMIGTFRPMGDAPGPLAWVHEIQSPFHIASRYGLFARMTTQRPEIIFEASMDGDVWHPYELPYKPGNPARRPGLYGLHMPRLDWLMWFAALGDPRRDWWTSKLAYRLLTAQPEVLNLFEQVPFKEKRPRYVRALLYDYHFTDWSDESGNWWRRDLISDYLPALELRPDGQVQLVR
- a CDS encoding transglutaminase family protein, with amino-acid sequence MSQTSEDLSEYLKPTDAIDCDHPDVIAFAKETVGDAGDEREKARRLFYAVRDSIRYNPYSADLSAAGMKASTTLKSKESFCVPKAVLLAAAARVVGIPSRLGFADVKNHLTTKRLQESMDTDLFVYHGYTELYLGGKWIKVTPTFNLSLCEKFGVHPLEFDGEHECIFHEFSKSGGKHMEYVRERGSYADLPLQEILDAWVEYYGTDFGARMQEEKKPTSDFEAEAAAEN